The window AGATTTTATTTGAAGGGTTCGGTTGCATTCTATGATCTTATAAACTAGTTCAAACTAGGTCTCATATAGTTGAGTGCAGTAACATTATCCGGAATGAATTTAGTGGACAAACAGATTCTTGAAATCACTGGTTATTTACCTCTTGTCCTTGTTGAAGGCACTCAAGAGGAAGCAGCTGCAGCATATGATTTGGCAGCAATTGAGTTCAGAGGGCCTAATGCAGTCACCAACTTCGACATCAGCACATATGCAGACAAGTTGAAGAAATTCCGCGAACCAGAGCTGGTACCAAAGGAGGAAAAAACAGAATCCTCTGCTGAAGTGCAATCAAATGAGGTATCTGAACAACAACAGCCAgttcaacaagaagaagaaaaccaaCAGAAGTTTCAACAAGAAGAGCAAGAAGAATTAGCAGTGGAACCAATAGTAGTACCAAAGTTAGAGTTTACACCTTCACTTGATTCTGATGAAGTGACTCAACCAAAAGTTCTGAAGTTGGAGTTTGCTCCTTCAGTTGAGTCTGCTGATAAAATAAAGGCAAAGGATCACGAGGAGGAAGATGACAACCCGTGGAACATGTACTTGGATGATACATTTGATTCCTTCCCAGTTTCCGACTTCTCACTTGACAAACCATCCGACTTGATGGATTTTTTCAACAATACTGGCTTTGACAACAACATTGACTTCAATTTCTATGAGCAATCAAGTGAGAATGAGTTCAACCTGGATGTATTCTCCGACAGCATGATCATCGACTTGATTGAAGCTAAGGAGGAAGAACTGATGAATCCATCGAATTCGCCTACTTCATCATCATCTGTGTCAAGAACCACATCCATTTCTAGCGACACGAAAGATGTTGGAGGCTTGGACTAGAGGTTCAGTTTTGTGTCGAAATGAAACTATAAGTTTGATAGGAAACCTTCCTCCTAGCTAGTTTTAGATGCCCTTTTCCTTTCCTAGATATAGGGACACAAGCAGAAGGCCTTGTGACTGTGTTTTAATTAGTTTCTTCTCCAAAAACGAACTACTGCAGTTTAGCTATAATGTTGCTTAACAAGTTTTTGAAGGGTGAATCTATGTTCCCTTTTTTTGGTTTCATTTGCCTGTTGATATTCCCCAACCCCTATTGTACCTATGCAATTTTACCCTTTATCTTGTTTTCATGGCTCGAAATCGTGACTTCCtgatcacatgacaacaactttattgGTTACGCTAGAGCTCCCCTTCAATAAGCATGTAAAATGAGTTGAGCAAGGTAAGAACTCGCATCAAATTAGAGCTAGAAGGAAATTTTATTGCAATCTTCTAATTTTACAAATGTTCTTAGTTAATATGACACCCTATACAGCATATGTAAATGTTTGTAGGATCAATGAGAAAAATGTTGTAAAATATGATATACTAGCAAACAAATTTTCGGAATTAGGTGAGTCAAAGGTCAGGAGCTCAATCAAAACTATCTACACTTTCCTCTTAGCATGCGTGCAATCTGGTGAAATTGTTAGACAAAGAGGACTCCATCTTTCACGCGGAAAACGACCCACAGAAGTTGTCTCACTTGGAATAGAGCTCAGGACCAGGATGACCGAAGATCAAAACCTAAATGTGCCGGGGGTTAATCATCGAAGCCTGACAATAACAATTAAGGAATTTGAGCGCtgaaactcaaaaaataaaacaataaggCGATTATCAATTAAAATCTGACGGAAAAGGTAATAAAGCAGTACAAAAAAAGAGACTAAATATGATTTTAAAAACTGAATAAATGGCGCAGTCAAAAAGAAAcataaaataaaaggtaaaacGAGATTATTAAATAGTACTAAGAGCAAATGGAAAagatatttaatgtaacaataAAGTGTTTGGAGTAAGGGATTTAATAGTACAATTCataaattttaagtaattttacaAATATATTGTATTCTAAAATAGCTatacattttcttttcaaaatgaaTGACATCGCATGTAGATGTTGGCAAAATGATGACATGTTATTTTTCGATGCCGAAAACTTAACTTTTtgatagttttaatttttttggacGACTAACAAAAttagttaaataattttattattataaaaaataaaattgtaacTTTAATGTTACCGAGAGTAAagttaagcaattaaattaaaaaatttatgtaCAAGACTTGAGGACTGAGGTCTTCAAAGCTTTACCGGAGTTGCATTACATTTGACAAAATTAAACTGAAAActaccaaaaagagaaaaaggaattAGGACAGTGGAAAAGAGAGCAGAGAAATTTCTTCATTTCAACAAACCCAGCACACCCGCGCGCGCgaccagagagagagagagagagaactagTAATATCAGTAACATTATAGCCTAGCCAAGAATCTTTGAACTGTTGAAGCACTACCATCAAATTTTGCTGAAAGTTACATACAATTAGGCCCGAATTTCAGGTTTATATATTTTGGGTAAGATTTAGCCCTTAATTTGTATTCACTTCTGGTTCTTTAACCTAATTGCATAGTTTTTACTCCCGTTGGCATCATCACCCCATATGTCCTGGTTTTGTTTATTACAATTTTGGTAACGATTATTGTTCTTGAGGTACGATACTGTTATGAACTGGGTGCTATTGCCTTTAGAGATTTAAAATCCTTTGTAGGAGAtgttagaatatatatatatatatatataatattatttgtTCTTGTCTTTGTCCTGAACTTTATTGATATTTATTCCCATTTGAAGTTTAGAGGAAGGTGTATTCTcatgtgtgcaaaattggagTGTTTGGgttattcttttttgtttttaaatgtaTAAAATATTGAGTCACTGGTTACCTTGTTCCATTTCATATGATGTTAAGGCCATCtattgttcattttctttttacAAGAGATGACAAGAGGACGTTTTGATCACGACGAAATAGATTGATCTGTCAGTCCCCCAGTAAGATGAATATTGAAGTGATTGATGTAGAAGGGCAGAAGAGGCAAAAAACTGGGGAAATAGCTGCTGAACTAATTCACAATTCCAAACAGGGTTTGCCGGAGAATTTTACCGAAAGAGATGCTATCGTTGAAGTTGATGATGGGGAAGAGAAGCCATATGTGGGAATGGAGTTTCAAACAGAAGAAGCAGCAAAGAACTTTTTTGATGCATATGCTAGGCGTGTGGGCTTTACTATACATGTTGGACAGTACAGCCGAGATAAGCCTGACGGCCCTATCATTAGTTGGGACTACTCTTGTTCAAGAGAAGTTGTTAGAAGGAAGAATATAGAGAGTTGCAACGCTATGCTTCGCATAGAGAGGAAAAATTCAGATAGTTGGGTTGTGACTAAATTTGTTGAGGATCACAATCATTCAATAGTGAATCCCAGCAAAGTGCATTACCTTCAACCTCGTAAACATTTTTCTGGTGCTTCTAAGACTGTTGGAGAGACACCGGGGGCTCCAACTGTTATTATGGTTCCGGTGGACGGGAATCATGTATCTGTCAGTTCCAATGAAGGTGTTAAGGATGCTTCTCCTGTGGAGTCAAATCGTGTGACCAAGAACTTTAGCCCTGTCATACCAATAATGTTTATCCAGCCTTGCAGCCGAAAGAGAACACTTGGAAGAGATGCCCATAATCTTCTTGATTATTTCAAAAAAATGCAAGCGGAAAATCCTGGTTTCTACTATGCTATTCAACTTGATGATGAAAATCGCATGACAAATGCCTTTTGGGCTGATGCAAGATCGAGGATAGCTTATAGTCACTTTGGTGATGCTGTTATTTTTGATACAATGTATAGACCAAATCAATTCCAGGTTCCATTTGCTCCATTCACAGGCGTAAATCATCATGGACAAATTGTTTTGTTTGGCTGTGCATTACTCTTAGATGAGTCTGAGTCTTCCTTTACTTGGCTTTTCCGAACCTGGCTATCTGCAATGAATAATCGCCCTCCAGTTTCTATTACAACCGACCAGGATAGAGCTATTAAGGCAGCAGTCAACCAAGTATTACCATGTACTCGTCATTGCATCTGTAAGTGGCATATCTTACGAGAAGGGCAGgaaagattggctcacatataTTTGGCTCATCCTTCTTTTTATGGGGAGCTGTATAGCTGCATTAACTATTCTGAGACTATTGAGGATTTCGAATTATCTTGGGCCTCTATACTTGATAGGTATGATCTCAGGAAAAATGAGTGGCTTCAAGCTGTATATAATGCTCGCAACCAGTGGGCTCCAGTATATTTTCGAGATACTTTCTTTGCTGCACTTTCCTCGAACCAGAGTGTAACCTCCTTTTTTGATGGATATGTGAATCAACAGACAACTCTACCAATGTTCTTTAAGCAGTATGAAAGAGCTTTAGAAAGTTCACTTGAAAGGGAAATTCAATCAGATTTTGATACAAATTGCACCACACCAATGCTAAAGACCCCATCTCCAATGGAACAACAAGCATCTAACCTCTACACCAAAAAAGTTTTTGCAAAGTTTCAAGAGGAACTAGTTGAAACTTTTGCCTACACTGCCAATAAGATTGATGGTGATGAGAGACTAAGCAAATTTAGGGTCGCAAAATATGAACAGGATGACAAAGCATACATTGTAATGTTGAATCTTGCCGAGATGAAAGCGAGTTGCAGCTGCCATATGTTTGAGTATTCGGGCATCTTGTGTAGGCACATCTTAACCGTCTTCACAGTGACTAATGTTCTTACAGTTCCGTCCCATTATATAGTTAGGAGGTGGACAAGGAATGCAAAAGTTGGACAAGGATCAGAAGAAGACATTGTTAAAACTGGAATTAATTCTCTCTCTTCACGTTTCAACCACTTATGTCTGGAAGCTTTAAGATATGCGGAAGAAGGGGCAGTTTCAGTGGAGACCTATGATGCAGCGATTAGTGCTTTAAGAGACGGGTTGAGTAAGATTTCTATTGTTGCGAAAAATATTGTAAGACCCCCTAGCTCACAGGGAAGTGGAAGTACTCAGGATGAGAGCATAAAAAGAACTCTGGCTACTTCTAATACCGCACCATCTTTATGGCCTTGGCAAGATACTTTGCCTCATCATTTTAACCTTAATGATGTTGATTTACCTGCTGGTGACTTAAATCAGCCCACTATGACACCTGTGGCTATAAATCGTGATGGTGGCCTTGTTGATAATGTGGTATGAGAAGAAAGAAATACCTCTTTTGTAACTTGTATATacatttctcaaatttttat of the Nicotiana tabacum cultivar K326 chromosome 7, ASM71507v2, whole genome shotgun sequence genome contains:
- the LOC107814036 gene encoding uncharacterized protein LOC107814036, which translates into the protein MKKSPSFSFSCSSSSSSSSCIEQIHEETEKQRLKPKPKSKPRAKRATRAKKIVNADSPNSSTARRSSIYRGVTRHRWTGRYEAHLWDKSTWNSIQNKRGRQIYLGAYDSEEAAARTYDLAALKYWGPTTTLNLPIETYNKELEEMQRLSKEEYLASLRRLSSGFSRGVSKYRGVARHHHNGRWEARIGRVFGNKYLYLGTYSTQEEAAAAYDLAAIEFRGPNAVTNFDISTYADKLKKFREPELVPKEEKTESSAEVQSNEVSEQQQPVQQEEENQQKFQQEEQEELAVEPIVVPKLEFTPSLDSDEVTQPKVLKLEFAPSVESADKIKAKDHEEEDDNPWNMYLDDTFDSFPVSDFSLDKPSDLMDFFNNTGFDNNIDFNFYEQSSENEFNLDVFSDSMIIDLIEAKEEELMNPSNSPTSSSSVSRTTSISSDTKDVGGLD
- the LOC107814035 gene encoding protein FAR1-RELATED SEQUENCE 3, yielding MNIEVIDVEGQKRQKTGEIAAELIHNSKQGLPENFTERDAIVEVDDGEEKPYVGMEFQTEEAAKNFFDAYARRVGFTIHVGQYSRDKPDGPIISWDYSCSREVVRRKNIESCNAMLRIERKNSDSWVVTKFVEDHNHSIVNPSKVHYLQPRKHFSGASKTVGETPGAPTVIMVPVDGNHVSVSSNEGVKDASPVESNRVTKNFSPVIPIMFIQPCSRKRTLGRDAHNLLDYFKKMQAENPGFYYAIQLDDENRMTNAFWADARSRIAYSHFGDAVIFDTMYRPNQFQVPFAPFTGVNHHGQIVLFGCALLLDESESSFTWLFRTWLSAMNNRPPVSITTDQDRAIKAAVNQVLPCTRHCICKWHILREGQERLAHIYLAHPSFYGELYSCINYSETIEDFELSWASILDRYDLRKNEWLQAVYNARNQWAPVYFRDTFFAALSSNQSVTSFFDGYVNQQTTLPMFFKQYERALESSLEREIQSDFDTNCTTPMLKTPSPMEQQASNLYTKKVFAKFQEELVETFAYTANKIDGDERLSKFRVAKYEQDDKAYIVMLNLAEMKASCSCHMFEYSGILCRHILTVFTVTNVLTVPSHYIVRRWTRNAKVGQGSEEDIVKTGINSLSSRFNHLCLEALRYAEEGAVSVETYDAAISALRDGLSKISIVAKNIVRPPSSQGSGSTQDESIKRTLATSNTAPSLWPWQDTLPHHFNLNDVDLPAGDLNQPTMTPVAINRDGGLVDNVVVYTCFKSMTWVIENTTPAIKVAVINLKLQDYGKSPAGETEVQFRVTRVTLEPMLKSMGYISQQLSLPANRVAVINLKLQDTKTPSGETEVKFQVSTDTLGSMLRSMAYIREQL